The genomic interval ACATAATATATGCATGTAGAATATGTGGGTTGGGTTTTTTTTCAGTGGTCCACAAAGATCTGCATTTGGAGCAAAATAATGCACGTTTGGCTCCCGGTTATGctttaatgattttgtttgAGTTTTGTTAGTTAGATACCTGTTTATTAATAGCTTTTGTGTTCAGTTTCATATGCTAGTAGGGAAATAGAGTTGTTTGGGTGCGGTGtgacatattatttttttagaaagtgaaataaaaaaataaccacaTGAAGCAGGTGGAGCAGTGTAgactaaaaatttattgttggcGAAAGAGAGACTGGTAGAGAAAGATCAATAATGGAGCCTGGTGGGTCAGATTGTGTCTGCTATCATGGACCGCTGCCGCTTTAATTGGTCAGTTGTCACAGTTGGAATGATCCACGATGAGGATCTGATAGACCGTCGCTGTTGGTTTGTCAAATGAGGTTTTTGTTATATACATAAAAGGAcaagaatgaaagaaaaatcccACCTGCCGGTTGCCACCCTAGCATTCTTATCAATTGCTAAGGATGAGGATTTGAGAAGGGTCGGCCTCTTAACCCTACAACTCAATGATTAGCCTTCGTTTTAGACAAATACAGCCGCTGTGCTGACGACTCTCACTCCGTTTGAAATGGGATGAGTGCtgtaaaaaatgacatgtatcAAAAAATTCAACTCCAGCTACCGACATCACAGATGACAGCAAGGGCACCGATACTTGGTACTTCCACATATATTCACGTCCCAAATCCAACAAAATAGCGATAGTTTTTAGAAACCTCCTATTGCATAAAACAGACGTGCATCTCAGTTATATTTATACAGTAACCACTCACAAAACTTGAAAACACTCGAGACATTATTAAGAAGAGCACATTATGACAAACTAGCATTCAAGGACAATGGGCAGATGCTACTGGAGTCGGCATCATATTAATATGAAACTGTTCTTACCTTTTCGTCCAAATAGATTACACTTGCCAAGATATGGAGACAGGAAAACGAGacggaaaaaaaattaaaaaaagaaaatcactaAATGCCTAATGAAAGAAGTACAAGAAGTTCACGACGTCTCTCAACAAATTCGACAATCAGAGAAAGCCAAAAAAGCAGCTATTTCCAAATATTCTGTACAAACTACGGAGACATAATGCCCCAGCACTGTGCTGTGCCGAAGCCAAATAATGTTAGTCGTGCCTTCCAGTTGCAGCCATACCCCATCCCATTGTATCGTCAAGGTCATTGTTAAAAAACCCATTTTCTGTGAACTCATTGGCTATATCCTGATCTATATCATCCTGCAAATGGAGATTCTGCTGCAAATCTTGTGCTCTCTGATTAAATCCATTATTGCCAGCTGGAGCAGACGCCTCACTGTTAGTAGCAGCTTTGAAACTGTTGCTCCGGCTTGTTGTAGGGCCTGCCACCCCGCCTCCTGATACATTGGAGGTGGACGGAGCTGAAGCTGGAGGTGCACCTGCTGCCGGAGAGTTGCCTCCGAAACCTAACCCATTCCTTACCATCATTCCATTTGCCTGTCCAGAAAGGGACTGCTGTTGCACTCCTCCATTGTTATTAGACATTTCCTGCAGCAGTTGCTGGATCATCTGCTGCTGCATTGCCTGATTACCTTGAGAAGATTGTGGATGGCTCTGTTGGAGCAGGTTATTTCCACTCAGTGAGCGCTGTTGCAGTTGCTGTGGTTGTTGCGGAGGTAAATGGGGACTAGAGAAGCCACTAACAGGCAAGTTCTGCATGGAACCTGGTATGAAAGATGCAGGCCCTTGGAAGCTTGAAGATGGACTCTGGTTAGAATTACTAAATGAAGGTGACGCCTCCTGTTGAAGCGAGTTAgggtttgaatttattgagttCTGCCTCATAAGCAGATTCTGGTAGTTAGTTAGAGCCAGAGCAGCCTGTGCCGAACCACTTAAAGCTCCTCGACCCACCATGTGATAGTTATTGCTCATGTTGTTGTTCATTCCACCAGGATGCAGGGCGATCAGCTTATTAAGGGTGTTTCTATCAGTTGGCAGACCCTGAACACTTGCTAGCTGCTCCGCTTCCTGCATCTTTTGCATCTGGAGCTTGGCTGCCGTTGCATGCCGAGGGAAACTTTTCAAGCCCTCTGCAATTTGATGGTTGATATTAGATCCAAGAAAACACATAACCATGTTCTCTGGTCAGAGAACATAGCAACTAACAACTGAACTATTAAACATAATTTGCAGACACCTCAAGAGTAAACTTTTCAACTGGGTGGAACAAGCTAAGGAGGGGAACAGAATACAAAAAGTGCGGGATGTTGCTCCACTTATTGTTAGCAACtaagagaaaaacaaaggaaaacacataagaataaataaaagatgacCAGATGCAgtttctcttttcattttttctttttgtttcttctttttaaaaaatacatatcaTACACCCAGTTCAGGGCATTGTCTGGGAAACTGATAAATATGTTAAGACTCAACACAAAAGACAGTACAATACACAAAGGCCAGCATGAAGGTGTGCAATAATAAGTAGGgtaattcttaaaataataatatgtacgGCAATTTTCCAAAAGATACCTATTGGCCCAACTTTCTGCTCccaacaaaaatttatcagATCTTTCATGCTGCTGACAACCTCCGAGATCTGTGACAATTGACAAGAAAACTTAGAAAttagacacacacacacacacaaataaaaataaaatcaaattgcaACTCAAAGCCAGAAACAACTAAAACTATACCTGCAAGCACCTCACATATCTTTTGGAAAAACCCAAGTCATTCAGTGACTGTAGTTCTAAGCTCTTTGCAAGCTGACGCCCAGCAGTCAGAACCCTAAATCAAAACAACCCATGTCAAGAACAATTCTACATCGTCATTCATCAACTGTTTGAACCTAGTTAGTCCTGAGCAATCCACTATGTAGCATATCCTTCCTTTTATGTATTGTGCAATTAAGTCCGGACTTGAATCAAAAGCAATAAAAGGGAGGATTAAGCAGCAAGCAAAAGCTACTCAAAATGTTCAAGAAAAATCCAAAGACCCTTATAGGCCACTGTACGACATAATACCCCTTACTTTTCCCAGATAAAAGCAAAGCCAAGTACAGCTGACAAGAGATCACTCTTTTGCCAGACAAAAGCAAAGCCAAATACAGCTGACGAGATCATGCTAGTCACCAAGTTATAATAAGGCAGAAATGAATCAAATTCTGTCAGGCTAGAATCATTGCATAgcaggaaaagagaaaagggcAGAGATCTCCAGACTGGCCACTGGGAGGATGAAGCTTTTTATTCTGTCACCTAAACTGGATTATTGTTCttttacttatatttttgGTACCACCAATCTAGAATAATGGATATGAGACaggtttatttaattcattgcTTCAGGTGACTTACTAAATCCTCAAAAGAGGTTACACAAAGACACtcttaacccaaaaaaagaagTCAAAAACATCTAATCCAGGATATGATGAGATTATTGCTAAACTAACTCACATATTGCTGTTTGTTTGCAAATCCTGCTGAGATATCCCTTCGGATCCACTTTCAGAAATTGTGCTTTGGCATTTCTGTGCTACTTGAAGCAACTGGTTAACCTGCAGCACATTGGAACAAGCAACTTTAAATTCAAACCCGTATGGTTCTAACTTACAAGAAAGTAAATTAGATTAGAACCAGGCAAAGGAATATGAATCACACCAAATAACTTCACTCAACTGAAAGCATTaacattttcaatttgaaacaGATAAATGCATACCTGTGGTGCAACCAGCCTACGAGGAAGAAGTTCTTCATGACGTCGGGCACAAAATTCCCAAGACAATATCTAGAAAAGCATGAACTGTCTTCAAGTAAGTCATCAGGATTGGTTGATAATTATAACACATGATGAAACATTCTTTTACTAACCTTCAAGTCATTGGTGAATATGATACGTAGCTGGCCCTCACGAACAATGCGAAGCTGCTCATACACACTCTCTTGAACTGCTTTTCCATACTCCAACATCATTATTCCAGAAGGAAACCTACATTCACGGGGCAAGTCCAAAAACATAAGCTCATCAATGACGCCACTtccaaatttgatttcattGAGCCTCGGGAGCACTTCAAAAGTTGCCTCTGCATACAAGCCCAACAAAAATGATAGTCAAACCTTGTTCAAATCAACAGATGACAAAATGATAAgtatcaaaccaaacaaatggCACCTAACACACTAATACTCAAACTGGAGAGTATAAACATCCAGATTCCTTACCAAATCCCCTTCCAGATTTTGAGCCACATATGTCACACTGCCACGCATCCTacaaattacataaaaaacACTCACATTAGGTATAACAAAAAGATAgttgaatttaaaaactaaacaaatcgacaaaaacaaaaggaattaGACTTTCAATACAACGGGTCATTCCTAATAGAAACTGGAATAAGCGGAGATCATAGGTGTAgtagaaaaatcaattttagacGATCGTAAGACTTAACATACGTACCCGAATCATAAAGCtagaaatttaatataaaactttataaaacatAATCATTGTCTCATTGTTTAGAATAAGTAAATAGTTCTCAAGAACTGACCATAGCTGCTTGGGGGAAAACACCTAGTGCATGATGTCCAACATTATCGTATAAGGACAGGCACCACCTTTTCTTTGCACGAGGAGAATAGTACTCTGCCACAAACTTCCTCCAGTAGGCAATAGTATTATCCTTTCAAGACATAACAGAATAATGGAAAAATCTATAAGCTTCACCAATTACTAAATTGAGCATACTTTAGCAAGATTTATAAAGTtatacaaattttctttttaaaaaaaaagttgcatTAGGCTAATGATTGTGATATGACTATAATTCACAAGGGGTAGATGAAGGAAAAGATGGAAAAGAATGTTTTACAATGTGCAATAtacaaatttatgaaattaccgGCGGCCGTTGTCTCTGATGATATAAGTATTGCATCAACCGACGAGCACAGACCCCACTATCATAAGGTCGTTTCGTAGCATTTGCAGATTGCATTccctgctgctgctgctgcattTGCTGCCTCATCTGcatctgctgctgctgctgctgctgtaaCTGGGCTCGTTGTAATGGTGGCATGGACTGCAGAATCTGCTGCTGCCTCAGTctctgctgctgctgcagcAAAGCTTGTAACTGAGGGTTGCGGCCTTGTAACTGCACGGGGTCCTGTCTCTGCAGTAATTGCTGTAAAACCTGCTGCTGAAAAATATCCTCCTGTTTGATATCCAGTCGTGGTTTCTTCTGCACCTGGGACAGATTATTAGGGTCCTGCATAAAGGATCCAGGAACTCGAGAGCCCATGGGAAGTGAAACTTGGCCAGTTTGAGATGTGGGCAGGGATGTAGCACTTGACGCACCTTGCGGCTGCTGGCTTTGCTGCACTTGCTGGGCACTCAGGTCCGGATGAGTGCCCTGCTGCACTACAGAGGACCCATCTACCACTGATGAGCCAGAAATACTAATGTTATTAGATGAAAAGGACATGGGCGACGCAGGCAAACGCATATATGAGTCAGTATTGATGCTCGCACTTCTCTGCAAATGGGGACCTCCAGAAAAAGCTGAATTCGCATCTGTGACCAAAGAACTTGCCCCCACGCTTGGTCCTGAGTTTGCCACACTGTTCAACATCGCATTATTCATATCCCCAGAAACCGGACCCAGATTGTGACGTCCAGTTCCaggaattgaatttgatgagtTTCCATATGATGAGCTCAAGTGAGAGTTAACGACAGCCTGGGACTGCCCATCTCCTTGGAAGAAAATTCCGGAACTTGAGGAAGACTGGGTTAACCCCCTAGCCACCCGAGATGGTGCCATGGGTGGCACCGCCTCCTGATGGCTAGAGTCTAAATAGCTCTCCAGAGCCAGCCCTGACTAATGctttcaataataaatacGTACCTCAACCCCCTCAATATCATAAAATACAGAGACAatgcaaataaaatgaaataaaataagaaatcacGATAGAAAATCTCAGTATTTCCACTTCACCAACCAAACAGAAACTCAAATCTGATCTCCTGAATCACTACTGTCATCGactaactcaagattattACAAATCTACAAGCTCTTGCTTTGACCAAATAGAGTGCAATGTTTATGTTCTGTTTGAGCTTTCGACAAATTGTTGTAGGGATCTAAACAATGTCCAAATAGACAAAGCAAACAACAAATATTAGAAATGGAACAAGCCCGAACgagacaaaatttaaaaagcaaaaataactGTTACAACTTCTCACCTAACTAAGTAAATCAAGACTTGAAAACCAGCAACAAGACCAAATTATTCCCATTGAACTCCTTTAATGAGGAAATTCCCAATTTCTTAACCATAGCTAGAAAAACCCTAAATTTTAATCAGCTAGCCAAAAGAACCACTAATACAGAGCTAAGACTCCAAATTAGTGAACACTTAAAACACATATTAACAATTAAACCATGCAACTAATAGAATTAAACTCCTTATCAATTTTAACCTCACATCAATCACGCACATCAAGAACCACAAACTGTGATCAAGCTCAAATCGATTACGACACACAAAAAGGTCCCAAATTGTTAAGCCCTGATAAAATCCACAGATTAACCTAAATTAAACTCTAATACAAGGAGATCAGAACTGAGCGAACGGTAAAAGTTACAAAgactaaaatctttaaaggcAAAACGGTGAGTTTTGAGCAGTTCTAAAGATCgatcaagaaaaaaagaagaagctcaAAACTAAAGCAGGAACTAAATTGAataaaactaaacaaaaataaaatttaaaaaaaaaagaggaaaaagaggaaaaagaaaaactaaccTTAAAATTGCAAGCTGGAAAACGCGAAAACGTTACTTTTTGCTCGCTTAATTTGGAACTGAAGAattgtagagagagagagagagagagagaagaactTCGAGGAGGCTGTTTATATACCTAGCGGGAATTGCAGAGAGGGAGTAACCGGCTGCACCGGTAAGCCACGGGCTATAGCAGGTTATCAAAGGACACGTGGCTcgaaaaatgaattaaaacgTAGTCGGTGTTTGATCTGGCGGTAGCGACGCGAACTCGAATACCATGTGGCGTCATCTTATTCGTGCGCTTCTTGTTTGGCTAAGGTAGGTCTCGTTGAGGAGGAAATCCGGTACAATCACATCAAGCCACAGTCAAGCAATGGGAGTATGCCACGTGGCTGGAATGATATTTTTGCAAAAATAATAGGGTGTtttgattattaaaatatcaagtgAAGTGAAGTGGATGGTAAATGATTGGGTGGCGTAGT from Citrus sinensis cultivar Valencia sweet orange chromosome 9, DVS_A1.0, whole genome shotgun sequence carries:
- the LOC102621625 gene encoding probable transcriptional regulator SLK2 gives rise to the protein MAPSRVARGLTQSSSSSGIFFQGDGQSQAVVNSHLSSSYGNSSNSIPGTGRHNLGPVSGDMNNAMLNSVANSGPSVGASSLVTDANSAFSGGPHLQRSASINTDSYMRLPASPMSFSSNNISISGSSVVDGSSVVQQGTHPDLSAQQVQQSQQPQGASSATSLPTSQTGQVSLPMGSRVPGSFMQDPNNLSQVQKKPRLDIKQEDIFQQQVLQQLLQRQDPVQLQGRNPQLQALLQQQQRLRQQQILQSMPPLQRAQLQQQQQQQMQMRQQMQQQQQGMQSANATKRPYDSGVCARRLMQYLYHQRQRPPDNTIAYWRKFVAEYYSPRAKKRWCLSLYDNVGHHALGVFPQAAMDAWQCDICGSKSGRGFEATFEVLPRLNEIKFGSGVIDELMFLDLPRECRFPSGIMMLEYGKAVQESVYEQLRIVREGQLRIIFTNDLKILSWEFCARRHEELLPRRLVAPQVNQLLQVAQKCQSTISESGSEGISQQDLQTNSNMVLTAGRQLAKSLELQSLNDLGFSKRYVRCLQISEVVSSMKDLINFCWEQKVGPIEGLKSFPRHATAAKLQMQKMQEAEQLASVQGLPTDRNTLNKLIALHPGGMNNNMSNNYHMVGRGALSGSAQAALALTNYQNLLMRQNSINSNPNSLQQEASPSFSNSNQSPSSSFQGPASFIPGSMQNLPVSGFSSPHLPPQQPQQLQQRSLSGNNLLQQSHPQSSQGNQAMQQQMIQQLLQEMSNNNGGVQQQSLSGQANGMMVRNGLGFGGNSPAAGAPPASAPSTSNVSGGGVAGPTTSRSNSFKAATNSEASAPAGNNGFNQRAQDLQQNLHLQDDIDQDIANEFTENGFFNNDLDDTMGWGMAATGRHD